Below is a window of Jonesiaceae bacterium BS-20 DNA.
ACCGTGTTGTGCTACGAGGTGTGAGGAAACTTAGTGGATCTGAGAGCAACCCATCACCTTCCGGGTGACAGTGTGCCGGCGGCAGGGGTAACCATCCCACGATGGATCGAAATCAAGGATCGCCGGGACCAACCACAGGCCACGAGCGCACAGCGGTCAAGTTTTTATGTGGTGAGTCCAGAATGCACCCTGGATGACGCCCGCATCTTCGCCCACCTGTACGGTCAGCGAGACCGTATGGAGCGGACTTATCAGCTGCTGTCGAAGACTCAAACCTCCTTTGTCTTAGCTACCGTGATAGGCGTTATCTTGATTGTCATGAGCCAAGCGTCTGCCTGGTGGTTCTTAGTTCCGGCCGGCTTGATCGCAGGGCACCAGGCGATACTGAGGGACGCAGCAACCGAGATTATTAAACCCTTTAACGCGGCCACGATAGCGGAGATTACAAAGAGCCCCATGCTGCTTAGCGTTTCCAAGGCAGAATACTTAGTCGTTTCGCGGTTTGCCGCTAAGTACCCAAAACGCGCGAGTGAGGTGCACCGGATGATGTGGCGAGTGCGCGCCCTCGAAAAACTCTACGGTGACGCCGAGCAGGCGGTCGGGAAATTGAACAAACGTAGCGGCGTCAGCCCTGCTGGTTTGGTGCAGACGAGGGCACGCTTGGCAGCGTTGCACAAGCTGATTCACGATGCCAGAACCTCCCTTCACGCTTTGGTCAACCCACCTAGGGTGGTCAACCCGTTGCAGCGAGGAAATCTCTTGGAATTGGTGCATGAGATCAATTCGGTTCTGCGCCTCGGCTTGGATGACCTAGTCCCACGAATCGATTCCCAGACACAACAGCTACATGAGCGGATTCTGCCGGACCAACCTGATGAGCAAACACCGAAATTGCCGTAAATTCCGGCGGGGCAATGGTCCTAGCCACCCGTGCTGTGGAAATGGCCGAGCAAAAAAGCGGTGATGACAAATTCATCACCGCTTTTGCAATGGCATCGCCGAGCAGAGGCCTTGACTGATAACCGCGCCAGTAGCTACGGGTTAGGAAACCATGAGTGGGGTACGAACAGAATACTGTTCGTCTTCAAGAACAACCTGAATGCAGTTGCCAGTGCCTGGATTGACCAGAATTGGGGCAGACAGATTTGCTGTGTGCTCGGCCAGATTGTCCCCGAGTGTGAGCACCACAAACATCTGGGCCTGTGCTTCGCCCGTTGCTGGGGCGCACGGCAGACCAAGATCGGTCGTGGCCGCTCCAGAAATCTTGGGCGAGAAGGTTGGGAAAAAGGTTTCCGGAGTCACAACAAAGAGTTGCGGTCCACCAACAGTCAAACTGGTGAGGGTAAATAACACACCGGTGTGGTCAAACGGCGCCAATACAAACTTGGATAGCCCGGGAAGTCCTGCGAGCGGCCGTACAAAATTCAGTTCCTGTGCTGCGGTCGTAGGCTGTGTGACCGATCCAGAGATTGATGGTGCTGACACGAGTGCATGGGATTCTTGCGGCGGTGTAGCATCTGCGACTGCTATTGCAATGGATGTCATCAGCGCAGGTAGTCCAGAAGTGTTGGTTGCAGGACTCGTGCCGACGCGTTCAAGGACGCGGTGTACGCAACCTCTTGAAGCTTCAGGTCCATGATGGTTTGCGCCAGATCAATGTTTTCGATCCCGGCTACATCGT
It encodes the following:
- a CDS encoding flagellar assembly protein FliW, encoding MTSIAIAVADATPPQESHALVSAPSISGSVTQPTTAAQELNFVRPLAGLPGLSKFVLAPFDHTGVLFTLTSLTVGGPQLFVVTPETFFPTFSPKISGAATTDLGLPCAPATGEAQAQMFVVLTLGDNLAEHTANLSAPILVNPGTGNCIQVVLEDEQYSVRTPLMVS